From the genome of Spirosomataceae bacterium TFI 002, one region includes:
- a CDS encoding colicin import membrane protein, with the protein MSIGGDLINKAKDAANAAKDVAENAANKAGDAAKGAANVAKDAAGEAANAASGAASSAASLAKDAASDVANAAGDAAKGAAGKAVEAANVAKDAAGEAANTATDAAKGAASAAAGAADSAASKAKNVASSAADKAEGAFNSAKNAASEAMDKAGDLADDLKEDASEAFDDAKAKAKDLAEDAEEAFDKAKAKAKELMNDKKVQEFKAEASEKFDDMKEDAEEAIQKAKAKASELSEDAEEAVQEVAKKAKGFWSKLFGGK; encoded by the coding sequence AAAGATGTTGCCGAAAACGCAGCAAATAAAGCAGGAGATGCAGCGAAAGGTGCTGCTAATGTTGCAAAGGACGCAGCTGGTGAAGCTGCGAATGCTGCTAGTGGTGCGGCTAGTTCAGCGGCTAGTCTTGCGAAAGATGCGGCTAGTGATGTTGCAAATGCAGCTGGCGATGCAGCAAAAGGAGCGGCAGGTAAAGCAGTAGAAGCAGCGAATGTTGCAAAAGACGCAGCTGGTGAGGCTGCAAACACTGCAACTGATGCAGCTAAAGGTGCTGCAAGTGCTGCCGCTGGAGCAGCTGATTCTGCGGCAAGTAAGGCTAAAAATGTAGCTAGCAGTGCAGCAGACAAAGCAGAAGGTGCTTTTAATAGTGCAAAAAATGCCGCTTCTGAAGCAATGGACAAAGCTGGTGATCTTGCTGATGATTTAAAAGAAGATGCTTCTGAAGCATTTGATGATGCTAAGGCAAAAGCTAAAGATCTAGCAGAAGACGCTGAAGAGGCTTTTGACAAAGCGAAAGCAAAGGCTAAAGAATTAATGAACGACAAGAAAGTTCAAGAATTCAAGGCTGAAGCAAGCGAGAAATTTGATGACATGAAAGAAGATGCTGAAGAGGCTATCCAGAAAGCTAAAGCTAAAGCTTCAGAATTATCTGAAGATGCAGAGGAAGCTGTTCAAGAAGTTGCTAAAAAAGCAAAAGGATTTTGGAGTAAATTGTTTGGCGGTAAGTAA
- a CDS encoding Transposase, with amino-acid sequence MKKGVKKKPVFKDYDPYQLSLLPPSLNELIPENHVVRLVQRIIDEIDIDSLLQKYSGGGSSSFHPRMMLKIIIYGYISNIYSSRKIEEAVSSNIHFMWLAGMQRPDHNTINRFRTDRLKSVLKEVFGQVVLLMADQGLVDLKTVYVDGTKIEANANKYTFVWGKSIKRNTERIKEQLKDLWNYAEKVASEEMKDNSPTIFEKIDSQKVEQTIGQINQALKGKEVDPKVKQKLNYAKNNWPKNLKKYEVQQKLMGDRNSYSKTDPDATFMRMKDDHMLNGQLKAGYNWQISTCNQCILNYDIYQYANDVYTLPLHLETFKELYKKLPEEVVADAGYGSEENYQYLENNELEGYVKYNYFHKEQKAKGKIKPEDAFKSENLYYDSENDFFICPMGQKMEKVYEKTEKRKSGYQQQISFYQAKNCDNCPLKGACHKAKGNRLVQVNHNAKRLKDKARQKLLSPEGIKHRSQRPADVEAVFGNIKQNKNFRRFMLRGKEKVLIETGLLALAHNIQKMAS; translated from the coding sequence ATGAAAAAAGGAGTCAAAAAGAAGCCTGTATTTAAGGATTATGATCCTTATCAGCTATCCCTTCTTCCTCCATCGTTAAATGAATTAATTCCCGAAAATCACGTGGTTCGATTGGTACAAAGAATCATAGATGAGATAGATATTGATTCATTATTGCAGAAGTATTCTGGAGGCGGAAGTTCATCATTTCATCCACGAATGATGTTAAAAATTATTATTTACGGCTATATCAGCAATATTTATTCCTCTCGAAAAATAGAAGAAGCCGTCAGTTCAAACATTCACTTCATGTGGCTTGCTGGCATGCAGCGACCAGACCATAATACAATAAACCGATTTAGAACGGATAGATTGAAGTCGGTATTGAAAGAGGTTTTTGGTCAAGTCGTTTTACTGATGGCAGATCAAGGACTGGTAGATTTAAAGACGGTTTATGTGGATGGAACCAAAATAGAGGCCAATGCCAATAAATACACTTTTGTATGGGGCAAGTCTATAAAGCGGAATACAGAAAGGATAAAAGAACAGCTTAAAGACCTTTGGAACTATGCCGAAAAGGTAGCCTCCGAGGAGATGAAAGATAACTCGCCCACTATTTTTGAAAAGATAGATTCTCAAAAAGTAGAACAGACTATCGGGCAAATCAATCAAGCCTTAAAAGGCAAAGAAGTAGATCCGAAAGTGAAGCAAAAGCTGAATTATGCAAAGAACAATTGGCCAAAGAATCTAAAGAAATACGAAGTTCAGCAAAAGCTGATGGGTGATCGAAACTCCTATTCCAAGACAGATCCAGATGCCACTTTTATGCGAATGAAAGACGACCACATGCTCAATGGTCAGCTAAAAGCGGGCTACAACTGGCAGATAAGTACTTGTAATCAATGTATTCTAAACTACGACATCTACCAATATGCCAACGATGTATATACCTTACCACTCCACCTAGAAACCTTCAAAGAGCTCTATAAAAAATTACCAGAAGAAGTGGTGGCCGATGCCGGCTATGGCTCGGAAGAAAACTATCAATATTTAGAGAACAATGAACTTGAGGGCTATGTGAAATACAATTACTTCCATAAAGAGCAAAAAGCCAAAGGGAAGATAAAGCCTGAAGATGCCTTCAAGTCAGAGAACCTGTATTACGATTCGGAGAACGACTTTTTTATCTGTCCGATGGGTCAAAAAATGGAGAAAGTCTATGAAAAAACAGAGAAAAGAAAATCTGGATACCAACAACAAATAAGCTTTTATCAAGCAAAAAACTGTGACAATTGCCCATTGAAAGGAGCCTGCCACAAAGCCAAAGGAAATCGACTTGTCCAAGTCAATCACAATGCAAAAAGATTAAAAGACAAAGCACGACAAAAGCTACTAAGTCCAGAGGGAATAAAACATCGCTCCCAAAGGCCAGCAGATGTGGAAGCAGTCTTTGGAAACATCAAGCAAAACAAAAACTTCAGAAGATTTATGTTAAGAGGAAAAGAAAAAGTCCTCATCGAAACGGGCTTGCTCGCCCTTGCACACAATATCCAAAAAATGGCTTCATAA
- a CDS encoding succinyl-CoA synthetase alpha subunit — MSVLVNKDSKVIVQGFTGSEGTFHAGQMIEYGTNVVGGVTPGKGGQTHLDKPVFNTVEEAVAKTGADVSIIFVPPGFAADAVMEAADAGIKVIVCITEGIPTKDMITVKSYLKGKDTTLIGPNCPGVITPGEAKVGIMPGFVFKKGRIGIVSKSGTLTYEAADQIVKAGFGISTAIGIGGDPIIGTPTKNAVELLMNDPETDAIVMIGEIGGSYEAEASKYILEAGNPKPVVGFIAGQTAPKGKRMGHAGAIIGGADDTAEAKMKIMAECGIYVVKSPAEIGETMVKALSK, encoded by the coding sequence ATGAGCGTACTGGTAAATAAAGATTCCAAAGTTATTGTACAAGGTTTTACAGGTTCCGAAGGAACATTTCATGCAGGTCAAATGATCGAGTATGGAACAAATGTAGTAGGTGGAGTAACGCCTGGAAAAGGTGGACAAACACATCTAGATAAGCCTGTTTTTAATACAGTAGAAGAAGCAGTTGCAAAAACTGGTGCAGATGTTTCTATCATATTTGTTCCACCTGGATTTGCTGCAGATGCCGTAATGGAAGCTGCCGATGCTGGAATAAAAGTAATCGTATGTATTACTGAAGGTATTCCTACAAAGGACATGATTACTGTAAAGTCTTACTTAAAAGGTAAAGACACTACTCTTATAGGACCAAATTGCCCAGGTGTAATCACGCCAGGTGAAGCAAAAGTAGGTATCATGCCAGGTTTTGTATTCAAAAAAGGAAGAATTGGTATTGTCTCTAAATCAGGAACATTAACTTACGAAGCTGCTGATCAAATTGTGAAAGCAGGTTTTGGTATTTCTACTGCAATTGGTATTGGCGGTGACCCTATCATTGGGACACCTACAAAGAATGCAGTAGAGTTATTGATGAACGATCCAGAAACGGATGCTATCGTAATGATTGGAGAAATTGGAGGAAGCTACGAAGCAGAAGCATCAAAGTATATTCTTGAAGCGGGTAACCCAAAACCAGTAGTTGGCTTTATTGCAGGACAAACAGCCCCTAAAGGAAAAAGAATGGGACACGCAGGAGCTATCATTGGTGGAGCAGATGATACTGCAGAAGCTAAAATGAAGATCATGGCAGAATGTGGAATCTATGTTGTAAAATCTCCTGCAGAAATAGGAGAAACAATGGTGAAAGCTTTGAGTAAGTAA
- a CDS encoding Por secretion system C-terminal sorting domain-containing protein, whose translation MKNIKLPLICILALFCTPLIILAQEETKERVKVRIETYDSNGKKKVVEREIDTKGMSEEEKDAIIEDIQKEAMKDISSSKRMKIVIREDQENSDIDDEDRFSFGDGDNSDVRVYRHKKGRKGSDMDFDFDFDTDEFNSEHFSEQMRVLAEDLPRKIQRAIPKIYTWNDGIFITDANASIQSLDVFPNRPATNEVNVRFYAPKEGDVTITILDTKGTVVGKESFEAFKGDFAGQVSLDVAPVGTYFVIVSQGDDGISRKVVFE comes from the coding sequence ATGAAAAACATAAAACTACCCCTCATTTGTATTCTCGCACTTTTTTGTACGCCTTTGATAATTTTAGCTCAAGAAGAGACTAAAGAAAGGGTGAAGGTGAGAATTGAAACTTACGATAGCAATGGAAAAAAGAAAGTGGTTGAACGAGAAATCGATACCAAGGGAATGAGCGAAGAGGAAAAGGACGCCATTATTGAAGATATTCAGAAAGAGGCAATGAAAGATATTTCTTCTTCTAAAAGAATGAAAATTGTGATCAGAGAAGATCAAGAAAATAGCGATATTGATGATGAAGATAGGTTTTCTTTTGGCGATGGTGATAATTCAGATGTGAGGGTATATCGCCATAAGAAAGGTAGAAAAGGGTCAGATATGGATTTTGACTTCGATTTTGATACTGACGAATTTAACTCGGAGCATTTTAGCGAGCAAATGAGAGTTCTTGCTGAGGATTTGCCAAGAAAAATACAAAGAGCAATTCCAAAAATTTACACTTGGAATGATGGCATTTTTATAACGGATGCAAATGCAAGTATTCAATCTTTAGATGTTTTTCCCAATAGACCTGCAACAAACGAAGTAAATGTGAGATTTTATGCTCCTAAGGAGGGCGACGTTACTATTACAATTTTGGACACAAAAGGAACAGTAGTAGGAAAAGAAAGCTTTGAGGCTTTTAAAGGAGATTTCGCAGGACAGGTTAGTTTAGACGTTGCTCCTGTAGGCACTTATTTTGTAATAGTATCACAAGGAGATGATGGGATTTCTCGAAAAGTGGTTTTTGAATAA
- a CDS encoding DNA-binding response regulator, OmpR family, contains REC and winged-helix (wHTH) domain: MAKILYVEDDRNLSYVTKDSLEEEGFEIIHYSDGKEALKHFNKEKFDLCLLDVMLPELDGFSLAEKIRDQNSQIPIIFLTAKTMQEDKIAGLKIGGDDYITKPFSIEELILRIKVFIRRSKVVDDEEGQNEYEVGDFIFRYSELQLQLDEEVTKLTHREAEVLKFLCDRRNAVVKREDILTEIWGRDDYFLGRSLDVFITRLRKMLGQSEEVKIENVHGVGFRLNC, encoded by the coding sequence ATGGCCAAAATTTTATACGTTGAAGATGACAGGAATCTAAGTTATGTTACGAAAGACAGCTTAGAGGAAGAGGGGTTTGAAATCATACATTATTCTGATGGTAAGGAGGCTTTGAAGCATTTCAATAAAGAAAAGTTTGACCTTTGCTTGTTAGATGTCATGCTTCCTGAGTTGGATGGATTTTCTTTGGCCGAAAAGATCCGTGACCAGAATAGTCAAATACCTATTATTTTCCTTACTGCCAAAACCATGCAGGAAGATAAAATTGCTGGGTTGAAAATTGGTGGAGATGATTATATCACAAAGCCTTTTAGCATTGAAGAGCTTATTTTACGTATCAAAGTATTTATCCGTCGCAGTAAAGTTGTAGACGATGAGGAAGGGCAAAACGAATACGAGGTTGGAGATTTTATATTTAGGTATAGCGAATTGCAATTGCAGCTCGACGAAGAAGTAACAAAACTCACACATCGTGAAGCTGAGGTATTAAAATTCTTGTGTGACCGAAGAAATGCAGTTGTAAAGAGGGAAGATATCCTTACCGAAATATGGGGAAGAGATGATTACTTTTTGGGAAGAAGCCTTGATGTATTCATAACGAGGTTAAGAAAAATGCTAGGACAAAGCGAAGAAGTTAAAATCGAAAATGTTCATGGCGTAGGGTTTAGACTAAATTGCTAA